Proteins from a single region of Mucilaginibacter daejeonensis:
- a CDS encoding STAS domain-containing protein encodes MKFTVDKHEKYVLIKLNESKLNSLITPQLKSELILINTEGQRNIILDLCQVKFADSSGLSSLLVGHRLCKNAEGSFILTSLNDAVARLITISQLDNVLTIVPTTEEAIDHVFMEEIEKELKKEAK; translated from the coding sequence ATGAAATTTACTGTTGATAAGCATGAGAAGTATGTTTTGATCAAGTTGAACGAATCAAAGCTGAATTCATTGATAACACCTCAACTTAAATCTGAACTGATCCTCATCAATACTGAGGGCCAGCGCAACATCATCCTGGATCTTTGCCAGGTCAAATTTGCTGATTCATCAGGTTTGAGCAGCTTATTGGTAGGTCACCGCTTGTGCAAGAACGCCGAAGGTAGCTTTATATTGACCAGCCTGAACGATGCGGTAGCCCGCCTGATCACTATTTCGCAATTGGATAACGTGCTTACTATTGTGCCTACCACTGAAGAGGCCATTGATCACGTGTTCATGGAAGAGATAGAAAAAGAGCTTAAGAAAGAAGCAAAATAA
- a CDS encoding putative LPS assembly protein LptD, which yields MIVSAIAFAHKRSYTVRSSNLDTIIKLDPVKDKKLLRRKGNTDTTKKGRIDTTKRTASTDTTKKKQGGLESEIKAVSDDSSYYDARNKIKYYFGKARVTYEDFSLDAEYIRIDEKNKLIYARGHRDPRTGGYVNKPIAKNKDDNPITADSILYNYQTKKAFAYNTSTEQDGNFITGGETKKLNETEIAYHNILFSTCSLPYPHTHFGIVITKGIGEKNRIISGPAYLEIAGVPLPIAVPFGFFPKPNSRASGFILPSFGEDNRLGFFLRNFGYYKVISDYMDLTTMATLYSKGSFEIGTTARYLKRYNYQGSFAFNFGSHNYGVTGDPFVKDFNIQWTHSQDANASPGSTFSASVNAATRAYYANNPGLNNYNVQQLTQNNLRSSIAYGRVWAGTPFSLTTTISHSQDLSRGTVSLELPSFNFNMTTISPFDSKNRVGEQKWWQRITVGYSAQGTNKLNDIPESQFFKSETFKKRLQAGIQHQVPIGLNLNVFKYFQFNTSASYTERWYLQTIRKRYRRGAISATEAPIIDTVQGFSRAGEYTLNGGFSTKVYNTLQFRKGSLKAIRHVMTPNISFNYRPDFGDPTYGYYRRIVSNAVVPYPVASSLYSIYEGSVFGGPSAGKFAGISFSLDNTIEAKMKARSTDTSNADRKVSILQGLSLATSYNFVADSFKLSPISLNAHTAIFNQKVNISASGTLDPYVNQLRDSVSSGAVVRYNRRVDRYTFQDGRFPTLTNLSFSMSFSLNSTNANKRQPPSPNTLQNMTASQAQRLAALDSDPSRYVDFNVPYNVSVNYNFNYSNSYITKTTSSTVSLNGDVNVTPKWKVQYTTNYDFKAKQIGITQFSIYRDLHCWDLSARWTPFGLYRSFSIDLRVKASILQDLKLSKRRDYYNN from the coding sequence TTGATAGTTAGCGCGATAGCATTTGCTCATAAGCGAAGCTATACGGTAAGGTCGTCGAATTTAGATACCATCATCAAACTTGACCCTGTAAAAGACAAAAAACTCCTGCGCAGAAAAGGTAATACCGACACCACTAAAAAAGGTCGAATCGATACCACAAAAAGAACCGCCTCTACTGATACGACAAAAAAGAAGCAAGGAGGTTTAGAGTCGGAGATAAAAGCTGTGTCGGACGATTCATCATACTACGATGCACGCAATAAGATCAAGTACTATTTTGGTAAAGCCAGAGTAACGTATGAGGACTTTTCATTAGATGCTGAATACATCAGGATCGATGAAAAGAATAAGCTGATCTACGCCCGCGGCCACCGCGACCCACGCACCGGCGGTTATGTGAACAAACCCATTGCCAAAAATAAGGACGACAATCCGATCACGGCCGACTCTATCTTATATAATTACCAGACCAAGAAAGCTTTCGCCTACAACACCTCTACGGAGCAGGATGGTAACTTCATTACCGGTGGTGAGACAAAAAAGCTGAATGAGACCGAGATCGCGTACCATAATATTCTATTCAGTACCTGTTCATTGCCTTACCCGCACACGCACTTCGGTATCGTGATCACCAAGGGGATAGGGGAAAAGAACCGCATCATATCAGGTCCGGCCTACCTCGAGATAGCGGGTGTACCATTACCGATCGCTGTTCCGTTTGGGTTTTTCCCAAAGCCTAACAGTCGTGCTTCGGGTTTCATCCTGCCATCATTTGGTGAGGATAACCGGTTAGGCTTCTTCCTTCGTAATTTTGGTTACTACAAGGTGATCAGCGATTATATGGACCTGACCACCATGGCTACCTTGTATTCTAAAGGGTCGTTCGAGATCGGTACCACGGCACGTTATTTAAAGCGTTATAACTACCAGGGCAGCTTTGCCTTCAACTTTGGCTCACACAACTACGGGGTTACCGGCGATCCTTTCGTTAAGGACTTTAACATCCAATGGACGCACTCGCAGGATGCTAACGCCAGTCCGGGTAGTACATTTAGTGCATCGGTCAACGCGGCCACACGTGCCTACTATGCCAACAACCCGGGCCTAAACAACTATAACGTACAGCAGCTCACTCAAAACAACTTGCGTTCGAGTATAGCCTATGGGCGGGTATGGGCTGGTACGCCGTTCAGCTTGACCACCACCATCTCACATAGCCAGGATCTTTCGCGCGGAACTGTATCCTTAGAGTTGCCGTCGTTCAACTTTAACATGACCACCATCAGCCCGTTCGATTCCAAGAACAGGGTGGGCGAGCAAAAATGGTGGCAGCGTATCACGGTAGGTTATAGCGCGCAGGGTACCAACAAACTGAATGATATTCCTGAATCGCAGTTCTTCAAAAGCGAGACCTTTAAAAAGAGATTGCAAGCCGGTATCCAGCATCAGGTACCGATCGGTTTGAACCTGAACGTATTCAAATACTTTCAATTCAATACCAGTGCCAGCTACACCGAACGTTGGTATCTGCAAACCATCCGCAAACGCTATCGTCGCGGAGCGATCAGTGCCACCGAAGCACCTATCATAGATACGGTACAAGGTTTCAGCCGTGCGGGAGAGTACACACTGAACGGTGGTTTCTCTACCAAGGTGTATAATACCTTGCAATTCCGTAAGGGCAGCCTTAAGGCTATCCGTCACGTAATGACGCCGAACATCAGCTTCAATTACCGCCCCGATTTTGGCGACCCGACTTACGGCTACTATCGTCGCATCGTAAGTAATGCTGTGGTGCCTTATCCGGTCGCCTCATCTTTATATTCTATCTATGAAGGCTCAGTATTCGGTGGACCGTCGGCAGGTAAATTTGCCGGTATCAGCTTCTCGTTAGACAACACCATCGAGGCTAAAATGAAAGCCCGCAGTACCGATACCTCCAATGCCGACCGTAAGGTATCGATCTTACAAGGTTTAAGCTTGGCCACCTCGTACAACTTCGTAGCCGACTCATTCAAGCTTTCGCCTATCTCACTGAACGCCCACACCGCGATCTTTAATCAAAAGGTGAATATCAGTGCATCGGGTACGTTGGACCCTTACGTGAATCAATTACGTGACTCAGTATCCAGCGGTGCCGTGGTACGTTACAATCGTAGGGTGGATCGTTATACCTTCCAGGATGGCCGTTTCCCTACGCTGACCAATCTATCATTCTCGATGAGTTTCAGCTTGAATTCTACCAATGCTAACAAACGTCAGCCACCTTCGCCTAACACCTTGCAGAATATGACCGCCAGCCAGGCCCAGCGATTGGCTGCCCTGGATAGCGACCCAAGCAGGTATGTAGATTTCAATGTTCCATACAACGTTAGTGTGAACTATAACTTTAACTATAGCAATAGCTACATCACCAAGACCACCTCCAGTACCGTGAGCTTGAACGGTGATGTAAATGTGACCCCTAAGTGGAAGGTACAGTATACCACCAACTACGACTTTAAGGCCAAGCAGATCGGTATCACGCAATTTTCGATCTATCGCGATCTGCATTGCTGGGACCTTTCGGCCCGTTGGACACCATTCGGCCTGTACCGTTCATTCAGCATCGACCTGCGTGTGAAAGCGTCTATTTTGCAAGACCTCAAACTTTCTAAGCGCAGAGATTATTACAACAACTAA
- a CDS encoding PhoH family protein: MNELKISIEHVNPAVLWGPNNDHFEIIKKQYPKLKIVARGSEVKVLGDEQELTAFNEKFTYLLQQVERTDNLTVADLERVFGGKKLEVRSPDAAPEKPGSTGEVIVFGHNGIMVKARTANQRRMVDSIVKNDILFAIGPAGTGKTYTAVALAVRALKNKEVKRIILTRPAVEAGENLGFLPGDLKEKIDPYLRPLYDALDDMIPPEKLKTYLENRTIEIAPLAFMRGRTLDNCFVILDEAQNATDMQLKMFLTRMGPTAKFIVTGDVTQIDLPKKQQSGLHTALRILPDIKGIDIIYLTGEDVVRHKLVKRILEAYGDIQ; encoded by the coding sequence TTGAACGAACTAAAAATATCAATTGAGCACGTTAACCCAGCCGTGCTTTGGGGGCCTAACAACGATCATTTTGAGATCATTAAAAAGCAATATCCTAAGCTAAAGATAGTTGCCCGTGGGAGTGAGGTGAAGGTGTTGGGCGACGAACAGGAATTGACCGCATTTAATGAAAAGTTCACTTACCTGTTGCAACAAGTAGAACGTACCGATAACCTGACCGTGGCCGACCTGGAACGTGTGTTCGGTGGCAAAAAGTTAGAGGTTAGATCACCCGATGCTGCACCTGAGAAACCGGGAAGCACCGGCGAGGTGATCGTATTTGGTCACAACGGCATCATGGTAAAGGCCCGCACGGCCAACCAGCGCCGCATGGTAGATAGTATCGTTAAGAACGACATCTTATTTGCGATCGGCCCTGCCGGTACCGGTAAGACCTATACCGCCGTGGCCCTTGCTGTACGTGCGTTAAAGAATAAAGAAGTAAAGCGTATCATCCTGACCCGCCCGGCCGTTGAGGCAGGAGAGAACTTGGGCTTTTTGCCGGGTGACCTCAAGGAGAAGATCGATCCGTATCTGCGTCCGTTATATGATGCGTTGGATGATATGATACCGCCCGAAAAGCTGAAGACCTATCTGGAGAATCGCACCATCGAGATCGCTCCATTGGCCTTTATGCGTGGCCGTACGCTTGACAATTGCTTTGTGATCCTGGACGAGGCGCAAAACGCTACCGACATGCAACTTAAGATGTTCCTGACGCGTATGGGCCCTACAGCTAAATTTATCGTAACAGGCGACGTTACCCAGATCGACCTGCCTAAAAAGCAGCAGTCAGGCCTGCATACCGCTCTGCGCATACTGCCGGATATCAAAGGTATCGATATCATATATCTGACCGGCGAGGACGTGGTGCGTCACAAACTGGTGAAACGCATTTTGGAAGCCTACGGCGATATTCAGTGA
- a CDS encoding N-acetylmuramoyl-L-alanine amidase family protein: protein MKNKALKTYIYGLLALLICYSELTLASPFSDSVDTTVSTGFKLRTIVIDAGHGGRAGGAQGAYSMEKNVTLAIALKLRQAIQKEFKDVNVLMTRTSDVTLANGLRAVMANENKANLYISLHCNSLPNVRKVVNGKTVSVPNRSGKGVLFLINRFGRSNEQVAAIRENQMAEEEESLTKRTEVKVDPAEAMMLNAFRDKFRKQSVHLANLINNEFIDTDGRASLGVIEQGVQVLANTSMPSILIETGFINNPEEEDYLNSEEGQTEIVNSIVRGLKTYKNEVERVAP, encoded by the coding sequence ATGAAAAATAAGGCTTTAAAAACATACATTTATGGTTTATTGGCATTACTCATTTGCTATTCTGAATTAACATTAGCCTCCCCATTTTCTGATAGTGTTGACACTACGGTATCTACCGGATTCAAGCTGCGGACCATCGTTATCGATGCTGGTCATGGCGGCAGAGCCGGGGGTGCACAGGGAGCCTATTCGATGGAAAAGAATGTAACGCTGGCCATCGCGTTAAAATTGCGGCAGGCCATTCAAAAAGAATTCAAGGATGTGAACGTGCTCATGACCCGCACATCTGACGTTACTTTAGCTAACGGATTACGTGCCGTGATGGCCAATGAGAACAAGGCGAACCTGTACATTTCGCTCCACTGCAACTCACTCCCCAATGTTAGAAAAGTAGTTAACGGCAAAACAGTTTCGGTACCTAACCGTTCAGGTAAGGGAGTGCTTTTCCTGATCAATCGTTTCGGAAGATCGAATGAACAGGTAGCAGCCATCAGGGAGAACCAAATGGCCGAAGAGGAAGAGAGCCTGACGAAAAGAACGGAAGTTAAGGTAGACCCTGCAGAGGCCATGATGCTCAACGCCTTTCGTGACAAGTTCCGTAAGCAAAGCGTGCATTTGGCTAACCTTATCAATAATGAGTTCATAGACACTGACGGCCGTGCCAGTTTAGGTGTTATCGAGCAGGGGGTACAGGTGTTGGCCAACACGTCGATGCCATCGATACTGATCGAAACAGGCTTTATCAACAACCCGGAAGAAGAGGATTACCTCAACTCGGAAGAAGGCCAGACAGAGATCGTGAACTCAATAGTGAGAGGTTTAAAAACATATAAAAATGAAGTGGAGCGCGTTGCTCCTTAA
- a CDS encoding ABC transporter ATP-binding protein, with the protein MARARLNSGNAAEKELPKAKINKQSLRNVGKLLSYLRPYRGKFIAGLLFLFISSLVALTFPTILGALIDAAQGNFKYKFLPRSINAIAIGGFILLFGQAFVSFFRVVWFVQVAERSLADIRRDTYFKLVTLPMDFFANRRVGELNSRISADLSQIQDTLTTTFAEVIRQLVLMVGGVVLLVVVSIKLTLAVLAILPVLITFAVVFGRFIRNLSRQAQDKLAESNTIVEETLQGIANVKAFVNEAFEAARYDKNLRDVVNIAVRGAKFRGIFASFIVFCMFGTFVGVIWYGSVLVSRGEMHTGDLTTFIMYSIFVGAAMGSFPDLYANVQKAVGASERVLEILGEQGEQVSIREEENAIKQPIRGDLSFQNINFHYPSRPEIEVLKNVSIEANAGQKLAIVGPSGSGKSTMASLVLQFYHPQGGTMLFDGKPADHYALTDIRNQVAIVPQDVLLFGGTIRENIAYGKRNATEQEIIQAAKRANADLFITGFPEGYDTVVGERGVKLSGGQRQRIAIARALLKNPSILILDEATSSLDSESERLVQEALEELMKGRTSIIIAHRLSTIREADKIVVLEKGSIIESGTHDELIAREEGLYRYLSQLQFDTSA; encoded by the coding sequence ATGGCACGAGCAAGGCTGAATAGTGGGAACGCCGCGGAGAAAGAATTACCTAAAGCTAAGATCAATAAACAAAGCCTGCGCAATGTGGGCAAACTGCTAAGTTATCTGCGCCCGTACCGGGGCAAGTTCATTGCTGGTCTGCTGTTCTTATTCATTTCGAGTTTAGTAGCGTTAACCTTCCCTACTATCTTAGGTGCGTTGATAGATGCCGCTCAAGGCAATTTCAAATACAAATTTTTACCACGATCCATTAACGCTATCGCCATTGGCGGCTTTATCCTTTTATTCGGGCAGGCATTCGTTTCCTTTTTTAGAGTAGTATGGTTCGTGCAGGTGGCCGAGCGTTCACTGGCCGATATACGCCGTGACACTTATTTTAAGTTAGTGACCCTGCCAATGGATTTCTTCGCCAACCGCCGTGTTGGTGAACTGAATAGCCGCATTTCAGCCGATCTTTCGCAGATCCAGGACACCCTGACCACTACCTTTGCCGAGGTGATCCGTCAACTGGTGTTGATGGTAGGTGGTGTTGTGCTGTTAGTGGTAGTGTCGATCAAATTAACGCTGGCGGTGCTTGCCATTTTGCCGGTGCTCATCACTTTTGCGGTCGTTTTCGGGCGCTTCATTCGTAACCTGTCGCGCCAGGCTCAAGATAAGCTGGCCGAATCGAACACCATCGTTGAAGAGACCCTGCAAGGGATAGCTAACGTGAAGGCCTTTGTTAACGAAGCCTTTGAGGCGGCGCGTTATGATAAGAATCTGCGCGATGTGGTGAACATCGCAGTTCGTGGTGCCAAGTTCAGAGGTATATTCGCGTCGTTCATCGTGTTTTGTATGTTCGGCACCTTTGTAGGCGTGATCTGGTACGGATCGGTGCTGGTTAGCCGTGGCGAAATGCATACGGGTGATCTGACCACCTTTATTATGTACTCCATATTTGTGGGTGCGGCCATGGGCAGCTTTCCTGACCTGTACGCCAACGTGCAAAAAGCCGTAGGTGCAAGTGAACGCGTATTGGAGATATTAGGCGAACAAGGCGAGCAGGTATCGATACGTGAAGAGGAGAACGCCATCAAGCAACCTATACGCGGCGACCTATCCTTCCAAAATATCAATTTCCACTATCCATCAAGGCCCGAGATCGAAGTACTCAAGAATGTTTCTATCGAGGCTAACGCGGGACAAAAGCTGGCCATTGTGGGGCCGAGCGGTTCGGGTAAATCTACCATGGCCTCGCTGGTATTACAGTTCTATCATCCGCAGGGTGGCACCATGCTGTTCGATGGTAAGCCGGCCGATCATTATGCCCTTACCGATATTCGTAATCAGGTAGCCATCGTGCCGCAGGATGTATTATTATTCGGTGGTACCATACGTGAGAACATCGCCTACGGTAAACGTAACGCTACCGAGCAGGAGATCATCCAGGCCGCTAAACGTGCCAATGCCGACCTATTCATCACCGGTTTCCCCGAAGGCTACGATACTGTAGTGGGCGAACGCGGCGTTAAGTTATCAGGAGGTCAGCGTCAGCGTATCGCTATAGCACGTGCGTTGTTAAAGAACCCATCGATACTGATCCTGGATGAAGCCACTTCATCCCTCGATTCTGAATCAGAACGTTTGGTGCAGGAAGCTTTAGAGGAATTAATGAAAGGCCGCACCTCCATCATTATCGCTCACCGCCTATCTACCATTCGTGAGGCCGATAAGATCGTGGTGTTGGAGAAAGGCTCGATCATTGAAAGCGGCACGCACGATGAACTGATCGCCCGTGAAGAAGGCTTATACCGCTACTTAAGCCAACTACAGTTTGACACAAGCGCATAA
- a CDS encoding ribonuclease Z, whose product MKFEVTILGSSSATPIFNRNPTAQVLNINERLYLVDCGEGTQQQMLRSEIKSSRIDHIFISHLHGDHYLGLIGLVSSLHLNGRVKPLKLYGPAPLMEIMELQFKYSDTKLNYPIEFRATDPSKAEVILDNHDITVETIPLDHRIATTGFLFKQKKRLRKVIKEKVEALHIPVEHYPALKRGEHFKTPDGKLHHNHELTIDSERPKCYAFCSDTIYNEQYFKQIEDVDLLYHEATFLHNMLDRANKTFHTTAWQAGQVALQVRAKALLIGHFSARYKNLNELLDEARNVFPNTELAIEGSTFEVGEDFV is encoded by the coding sequence ATGAAGTTCGAGGTAACCATTCTTGGTAGTAGTTCAGCCACACCTATTTTCAACAGAAACCCCACAGCACAGGTGCTCAACATTAACGAGCGCCTGTACCTTGTAGATTGCGGCGAAGGCACTCAGCAACAGATGCTGAGGTCTGAGATCAAATCAAGCCGCATCGACCATATCTTTATCAGCCATTTGCATGGCGATCACTATCTCGGTCTTATCGGTCTTGTTTCATCCCTTCATCTGAACGGGAGGGTAAAGCCTTTAAAGCTATACGGGCCAGCTCCGCTCATGGAGATCATGGAGCTGCAATTCAAATACTCTGATACCAAGCTAAATTACCCGATCGAGTTCAGGGCCACTGACCCGAGCAAAGCCGAGGTCATCCTCGATAATCACGACATCACGGTAGAGACCATCCCACTTGATCACCGCATTGCCACCACAGGATTTTTATTCAAGCAAAAAAAACGCTTGCGTAAAGTGATCAAGGAAAAGGTGGAAGCCTTGCACATCCCTGTCGAGCATTATCCGGCGCTTAAAAGAGGTGAACACTTTAAAACTCCTGACGGGAAGCTACATCACAATCATGAGCTGACCATTGACTCGGAGCGTCCAAAGTGCTATGCCTTTTGTTCAGATACCATCTACAACGAACAATACTTTAAGCAGATCGAGGATGTGGACCTTCTTTACCATGAGGCCACTTTTTTGCATAACATGCTCGATCGTGCCAACAAGACCTTTCATACCACAGCATGGCAGGCTGGTCAGGTAGCATTACAGGTAAGAGCTAAGGCGTTGCTGATCGGTCACTTTTCGGCGCGTTACAAGAATCTGAACGAGCTATTGGATGAGGCCCGCAATGTGTTCCCTAATACCGAACTGGCCATTGAAGGTTCCACTTTTGAGGTGGGAGAGGACTTTGTATAA
- a CDS encoding phosphoribosylaminoimidazolesuccinocarboxamide synthase, translated as MQAIKQTHFNFEGQTAYYKGKVRDVYTIADKYLVMVVSDRISAFDVVLPEPIPYKGQVLNQIAATFLKATSDIVPNWVVSVPDPSVTIGKMCEPFKVEMVIRGYLAGHAAREYAAGKRTLCGVTLPEGLKENDKLPDPIITPTTKASVGHDEDISREDILAKGIVSEEDYIQLERYTRALFARGTEIAAKRGLILVDTKYEFGKADGQIYLIDEIHTPDSSRYFYSEGYEERQQKGEAQKQLSKEFVRKWLIENGFQGKDGQVVPVMTPEIVNSISERYIELYEQITGESFVKPDDEHVLQRVEKAVKKALETL; from the coding sequence ATGCAAGCTATAAAGCAAACTCATTTCAATTTTGAAGGTCAAACGGCCTATTATAAAGGTAAAGTACGCGACGTTTATACCATTGCTGATAAATATTTGGTGATGGTGGTGAGCGACCGCATCTCTGCATTTGATGTGGTACTTCCCGAGCCCATCCCTTACAAAGGGCAGGTACTTAACCAGATCGCGGCCACATTTTTGAAAGCCACGTCAGATATCGTTCCTAACTGGGTGGTAAGTGTGCCAGACCCAAGTGTGACCATTGGTAAAATGTGCGAGCCATTTAAAGTAGAAATGGTGATCCGTGGTTACCTTGCTGGCCATGCTGCCCGTGAGTATGCCGCCGGTAAACGCACACTTTGTGGCGTTACCTTGCCTGAAGGATTGAAAGAGAACGATAAACTACCTGACCCGATCATTACACCTACGACCAAAGCATCGGTAGGCCATGATGAAGATATATCACGCGAGGATATACTGGCTAAAGGTATCGTAAGCGAGGAAGATTACATACAGTTAGAAAGATACACCCGTGCATTATTTGCACGTGGTACTGAGATCGCTGCCAAGCGCGGACTGATCCTCGTGGACACCAAGTACGAATTTGGTAAGGCCGACGGTCAGATATACCTGATCGACGAGATCCACACCCCTGATTCATCACGTTACTTTTATAGCGAAGGTTACGAGGAGCGTCAGCAAAAAGGAGAGGCTCAAAAGCAATTGTCAAAAGAATTTGTTCGCAAATGGCTGATCGAGAATGGCTTTCAGGGTAAGGACGGGCAAGTGGTGCCTGTCATGACGCCGGAGATAGTTAACTCTATATCTGAGCGTTACATTGAGCTGTACGAGCAGATCACCGGCGAAAGTTTTGTTAAGCCAGACGATGAGCATGTTTTACAAAGGGTGGAGAAAGCTGTAAAAAAAGCGCTCGAAACTTTGTAG
- a CDS encoding MlaD family protein: MKINNETKIGVLTAIGITILILGYSYLKGNDVFSGSNKFYAIYRNVEGLTLSKPVLVNGFQIGHVSNMTLQTESGFTVVEFKIDPKYPIPDNTVARLESTDLLGSKAIVFEMGNSRELAEDQDTLRADIQGSLAQSLQPVQRKAEQLMDKVDSSLSSINKILNPEFQRNIDRSFLSIANSLQTLEGTTKKIDRLVAGQTGHINGILSNAEVMTSNLRTSSKSLNATTTNFERVSNDLANANIKQTLENANKAMADLQSTINNINSGKGSLGLLLNDDKMYNNLNDASLNLNKLIIDLKAHPSRYVSFSVFGRKGD; the protein is encoded by the coding sequence TTGAAGATCAACAACGAGACCAAGATCGGCGTACTGACCGCCATTGGCATTACTATCCTGATACTAGGCTACAGCTACCTGAAAGGCAATGACGTTTTTTCGGGCTCGAACAAGTTTTACGCCATATACCGTAACGTTGAAGGCCTCACGCTTTCAAAACCGGTACTGGTGAACGGTTTCCAGATCGGGCACGTATCCAACATGACCCTGCAAACCGAGAGCGGCTTTACTGTGGTCGAGTTCAAAATAGACCCCAAATACCCTATCCCTGACAATACCGTAGCACGCTTAGAAAGCACCGACCTTTTAGGCAGCAAGGCCATCGTATTTGAGATGGGTAATAGCCGTGAACTGGCCGAAGACCAAGATACTTTACGTGCAGATATACAAGGCAGCCTGGCTCAAAGCCTGCAGCCGGTACAACGCAAGGCCGAGCAGTTAATGGACAAAGTCGATTCCAGTTTATCATCGATCAACAAAATTCTGAACCCTGAGTTTCAGCGTAACATCGATCGTAGTTTCTTAAGCATCGCTAATTCGTTGCAAACTTTAGAAGGTACCACTAAAAAGATCGACCGCTTGGTCGCTGGGCAAACCGGCCACATCAACGGTATACTTTCCAACGCTGAGGTAATGACCTCGAACCTGCGCACAAGCAGCAAGAGCCTTAACGCAACCACTACCAACTTTGAGCGGGTAAGTAACGACCTGGCCAATGCCAACATCAAGCAAACTCTTGAAAATGCCAACAAGGCTATGGCCGACCTGCAATCGACCATCAATAATATCAACAGCGGTAAAGGTTCATTGGGCTTGTTGCTGAATGATGACAAGATGTACAACAACCTAAATGACGCATCATTGAACCTGAACAAACTGATCATCGATCTTAAGGCTCACCCATCAAGATATGTAAGTTTCTCAGTGTTCGGCCGCAAAGGCGACTGA
- a CDS encoding SAM hydrolase/SAM-dependent halogenase family protein, with protein sequence MAIITLTTDLGDKDIYQAALKGSILKILPGVTIVDITHSVAAFNIQQAGFILKNSFYYFPEETVHLIGIDTVYNEDTKFLAVKYRNHYFVGADNGIFSLIFDDEPEEMVEIGIMQDLKFLHFPLADIFVKAACHLAQKKPLANIGIPVGGIEKKMTLQPAVERNQIRGMVIYIDSFQNVITNITKDFFNRVQQGRRFILYFKRNETITHLSWHYNEVPEGEKLCLFGISDHLEIAINKGNASGLLGLNLGDSVIIDFQ encoded by the coding sequence ATGGCAATAATCACTTTAACAACTGACCTGGGCGATAAAGATATTTATCAGGCCGCCCTTAAAGGCAGTATCTTAAAGATATTGCCAGGCGTCACCATCGTTGATATCACCCACTCGGTAGCGGCCTTCAACATCCAGCAGGCCGGCTTTATTTTAAAGAACAGCTTCTACTATTTCCCCGAAGAAACCGTACACCTCATCGGTATCGATACTGTATATAATGAGGACACTAAGTTCCTTGCCGTCAAATATCGCAACCACTATTTCGTCGGGGCCGATAACGGCATCTTCTCCCTCATTTTTGACGATGAGCCGGAGGAAATGGTAGAGATAGGCATCATGCAAGATCTCAAATTCCTGCACTTCCCGCTGGCTGATATTTTTGTAAAGGCGGCTTGTCATTTAGCTCAAAAGAAGCCGTTAGCGAACATCGGTATACCGGTAGGTGGCATCGAGAAAAAGATGACCCTGCAACCCGCTGTTGAACGCAACCAGATCCGCGGCATGGTGATCTATATCGATTCGTTCCAGAACGTGATCACCAACATCACCAAAGACTTTTTTAACCGCGTACAGCAGGGCCGTCGCTTTATCCTTTATTTTAAACGCAACGAGACCATCACCCACCTCAGCTGGCACTATAACGAGGTGCCCGAAGGCGAAAAGCTTTGCCTTTTTGGGATAAGCGACCACCTGGAGATCGCCATTAATAAGGGTAACGCCAGTGGTTTGCTGGGCCTTAACCTGGGCGATAGCGTTATCATCGATTTTCAGTAA